CTCAATTACCTTGCTGATAGGTGCGTAGCAGACGCCTATTGGTTCGTTGCACCCTTGATAAGTGGCAACGAGAGTAAGTTTGTCTGTCGACGACCCGTCGCGTTTCAAGGATACAACTGCCTCGAATGGCTGGTGAAACACTTCGACCTGACCAAAGGTAAGATCGCTTTTCACCGTACCCGAGGGGAGCGATATTTTCTCGATGGAGGTCTCGGTGTCCTTCGGCTTGAATGCAACCTTATCTTTGTAGAGATAATAATTTTTTGCCGGCTCGAATTGCGCGACTAGCGTATTCTCGTCTCGGACCCTGACCGTCAGCTTGAAAGCCTGGTCGGGAGGCAGCAATTCCTCCTCATCGCTTTTATCGAAGCCCGTGCCGAGTTGCTTTAAACCTGAAAGAAAACCGAATGGCTTCCCCTCCTCGGCGAAAACGTTGATATTGGAAAAACAGAGCAATAGCAGCAAAAAGCGGCTCAAGCGCATCGAGAAACAGGTCCTGTTCATTTTTGGTCCGCGGCTGACGTTTCTTCGGCAATCCACTTCAAATAGGCAGGTAAACCACTGCTGATTGGGACAGCAATGATCTCGGGTAGTTCGTATGGATGGACGGTCTTGATCAGCTGCTCTAACCGCGCATAATGTTGGGCAAGCGTTTTGATAAGCACTGGCACTTCACTGACACTTTCATTTCTCCCCTCCCAGCGGTATACA
The window above is part of the Nitrosospira sp. Is2 genome. Proteins encoded here:
- the cutA gene encoding divalent-cation tolerance protein CutA, producing the protein MALASKLVDERLAACVNVLADCTSVYRWEGRNESVSEVPVLIKTLAQHYARLEQLIKTVHPYELPEIIAVPISSGLPAYLKWIAEETSAADQK